tcattatttatgtaatactgtagttttttatttacttttattgaatatttttaatcactAATGTACATTTTACCTATTATAATTCTTACTtgtattaatgttttatttttttataagtatgtacCTATTTTACCTTCTAATCCCTTAGCAGTATAATTAGTTACCCCCAATGAAATAGTCATTATTAAAAGATCTTCAGAGTATCTTGCTCTTCGGCCGTATCTTTAGTATTTTAggaataatacatatataaagttttcCCCCCTTATACCTAGTAGTGATGGGAATTCGGCTCTTTTTAGAAAACCGGGTTGGCTCAGCTCACTAAAAAGAGTGGGCTCTTTCGGCTCCCAAACGGCTCTTTAGATTGTTTTGTTACTGTAATGTTGATATTACCATTACAGAGGCGTCCGCACAGGCGTGCCCGAAGGGCGTGGGCTGGAGGGGGTGTAGCCCccaatatccaaaaaaaataataatattctgtgaatagctatcgatttttgaattttattcccaaaaaattaatatttgaatttttttttcgaaaaaattttatatttaaaatttaatttttaaattttttgtggtcACCTGtggatttgggaatttttttccccaaaaaatgtaatatttgaaatttaattttccccaaaaaattaatttttagatttattatactaaaattttccaaaaaccaagtccctCTCTCCCTGAGGACGCTCTGAGCCGGCTCCTGATTAATGGGGAGCCTTCTTCCGTTGTTCACATCAAAGAGTCGGCTCTTAGAGCCGTTACGTTCGTGAACGACAGATCACTAATACCTAGccaatattcattatttagtgTTTTGAAAAACATCACCATAAAGATTAACAACAACTATACTATTTTAGAGCATTTTTACTAACTTCaaaattgcatcaaaattgAAGGCTCCAATGaaaggcaagaattactccaatgtcgatcctcaattctactccgagtccaacaagcttacaattataacactaCAACTCTCCGTATTTTATGAGCGCACAGAAATGTCCGGTTTCGTATATATCAACGACTAGCTGTAGTATCTGGCATTGCCCAGAAtaattaggcgtcggctaatagacaaattttgctttaataatatagaaactCCCCAAGAAGTTATCCTTCGTTTTTTATGATCACACTCacatgtaactactcaatacttatatcaactAATATGtgtttctctcctcaagaatgaaagaataataataagagtctaagaaaaaaaaataatatgatgtgatgactgatgagtactttagtctctagagcgctcactaacaaaaccATTGCATTATGTATGCGCCATTTCTCGGAAGAGACTCTGGGCTTTATTACGAAAGTAATCCATTCTCATGAGGCTTTAAACTTCAAAACTCCATCCTTAAATCATtcatacaagattttttttgtggtttaaTCAGAAGTTGGGCAGCTCAATACTGGTCTGCGAGGGGAATGCTAATTTTTTCAGGCGGGAAAGAGGGCAAATGGCGGCTGGACTATAGGCGACAGAGATTTATGAGACCTCCAAAAGGAAAGGAAAGTCTACAGAACAGGCAGTTATTGTATTactaatttattaagtttttagaatttatcTCAGATGATGGATACATAtcctataataaattaaaataaataaagtataaaaatttgtttggatcaaatttttattttaaatttatttatgggaAGTTACTCACTTCACACGTGTATCTCCATTGGAGAGGATCGTCTAATGAAGAATCCCCCTAGGCATAAGATGTAAATTTAgtctctaataataataatgaaaaatagaaacaatACATCCacaattgacaattttaatttatttctaaagtggCTTGCTAATAATGCCGTGCTCCTTTATTTTGGTATAAGAGCGCATTTAAGGTCAATTTTtcctagaattatttttaatgtagccTATAAGCTAAACTTCATGTACACCACTATTAGTATTTCATGGAAAAATTAATTCGGAAAACGAAGATATAGAAGATACATTTGCAGACAATGGGAGCGAGTGATCACTTCAAGGAAACACTGGAGGTGAAAATTCAGTTATCTAAGGAGATACAAAGGAATTGGGGCCTTAATaacataaatgatattttgtactACAATGAAACTATTCACCTTGCAATAGCGATGCTGAAGTGGTGCCTTCAGCTCTCCTGATTTCATTTCCATaggtatacaattgtaatctTCAAAGATGGTACACGTAAGATGCTAAATATGGATTGAATTCCCAGAGGATAGGAGAGCACGAGGCTTTTAAATTTGACTACCATTATAAGTCACTCAGACTTTGTGGCCGATTTAGCCCTGTATATTAATTAGATGtactattttcctttttccgaattatcaataataaataatcctaCGAACGTcacaactttaattatttttataaatatatatttcacaaatGGAGACAGATACATACTTTTAGACGTAATTCTGATTTACTTACTTGAggctatatttaattttgatcggACCAGATTCCTGAGCTTTGGAGggtaagttttattttttggtagtaagttgatttttttcacatttatcaAGATGCaccaaaacaattaaaaatccaaaatacagACAAGGGAgagtgtacatatattaaatacaaagttaaaaagggaattaggaagagaaTTCGCGAGttggtattaataaaataattcgaaataaaatatttaatacggGTACGTcctagtataataataaattattaatatataatatatatacatatatcttctcttaaagatagccaatgaaaaattaaaaagattttattgatatttagcCTATTAATGTTaaagttataaactaaaacgattcactataaactataatgatataataggtaaatttctattgaaaaactttcttttgcacaatatttttttgctgtttatgtccatttgatacaaataattaaacctgcacccccttttgacactcttgaaaaatgcaacatataattgaccatgtgaaaatactgaatttggtaaatataaagcaactttttcaaatgtttcacctatgatttatttattgtcattgtcattgctagcttgccatgttcctttttcaaccataatgaagattgaagatacaaaCTAAGATTAACTAGCCCATCTtcctttttaattcgtatttaaaatAAGCTctgtttgtacaataattcgttttttggatttgaatttttaaattttggtgcattttcgaatctacaacTAATACCTTTTAGACACTGggaattgattttgttttatgaaaaaaatgaacatattagcgaaaaattaaacttgccctccagagcccaggaatctggtgtgatcagaattaaacataaccTTTTATTGTATGCCTAAAGTCTTAATCTGTCTCCGTTTTGGAATAAAtccgtttttatcattgtttttctaagtggAACGTCCATCACAcactcataaattattttaatactatgtaggataatCTTTTGATAAGTAATGTATAACATGAtgttaagttttaaatatcatcagattatttaaacatttgataaaaaaattattggccAGAGCATCTAGATGATTTTATTATGACCATCGTACAATAGTTTAAGAGGTAACCAGGTAGATTCTTAACTACATGataaagaagaattaaatattatttagaccCTCCACCAAGACTTAATATCATCATAAATAAGTTGATGACATCCAAATATAGGTTAAgagatgcaaaaatatattcttcaggaCTGATGGCGTACTTGTGTGTACCTCCCAGCATCATTTgtgtatcaaatataatatagactGAAAAAATGAAGGCTCCAAGACTGGCATATACTATGTTGATAGTTTTGGAATAAGGGAAGAACGCGGCGATTAACCCAAAGATGAAGAGACAAATAACAGCAACCATTAGAATTCCTGGAAAGatagacaaataataaataatatgtccatattggtttttgattaaaaacaaggAATACCTGCAAAGGCTGTGAAATCCACTTTGGTTTGGAATGCAAAAATAGTAAGAGCCAAAACAAGGAAAAAGGTTATACCAACTGCAAGAAGAACTTCGTTTGCATCGTAGTAAGAAGTTGCTGCTCCCAGAAGGAATCCTTCTGCGATGGTAAAGAGGCCAAGGAATATGATATTCATAGGACTTTTTCTTCGTACGCTAGAGCAACAGCTCATTGAGATCAGTGTGACCAACATGATTGCAAATGCAATCCAAAACAACTCAGGATGAGCTACTGAATATGTTTTGACGGATTGCACCGTGAAAATTCCGACGATAGCAGATGTTATAGCTAATTGTGTACATAACAGTCCATAGACTTTCCGGATGAATCCAAGGCGAACTTCCTTGTCAGAAAAGGCCGTCATTGTGTCAATCTCCGGATATTGCTGACCAGATTCCATAGCTTCATCCATGATTGTTTTAATCCAAAAATGACACCGCAAGGAATTGAAGTATTTAATATACAGACAGTCTGCATGTACAgtcaataatatatgtatattactttaGTGGTAGTGGTGGGCTAAGTGGCCTTgggtattatttttaatatatatatatatatatgcattacaaataatatacacAGGTCTGTTAAATAGAGAGGTATGAATTTACCGGGTGGTCcaatgaaatctgaacacttactaattcaataattaatgaatgttgaacttttgaaataatgttatatttcgatatactaAAGcatgaacaataatttaaaaaaataaaaaataaacttgagttCTGTAGCCTAGGtacaaattgagaaaatgacatttgtaagtgatcgacgaattttcattcgccCCCTCCAAGCAATTGGCGTCCACCGtgtacgctgtcagcaagtctaaAACGTTGAAAGGGAAGAAAGGCTTGTggaaaaggccaaactggatacggagtagtcaaataaaaaacccaGGCAGGTCCCCTTAattccatgagggcccataaAGAGATCTCTGGGGTTTTGaactagactgtccagagagctatcaaaatagtgggtggaaagagccttgtgagggtggagaggttAATTTTGACACcattaatgaaagaaacccatttcctcctttacaagactcttttgaagagtattttgaactcttttttgacacttttagcccCCCTACAGCCTTGATGCCAACCCCCCTCGACTTCTCCTTTTGGGTACTTgtcagaggactacatctgcagcgggtgctaGGCTTTccgccaccacctggaagccatcattgccgctgaGGACAACTAccttaatgattaagagagctcagacacacatctatttatagtattaattttgttgaaattcagttgttaattaataaattatatattgctgaagttaaaattcaaagtgttcagattttcaTGAACTACTCGGTACAATCATTCGATTCGGCTAGATTCTCTATAGCAGCTTGTGGAAGGATTACTTAACATTCAGTTATTCATGAGCATTTATATCAACCTCGTTCCTATCTATTGTTTGCCTCAATGTGGTAAGATTTATGTTTCGATGATTTAAATGTTCATGATTTGTTAACAGATTGGCCGATTTGCTTAATAATTGAGTGCTTTTACATGTCATACACATTTTTGATGTCGGTAATCTTGGTGGGTAAATCTTGGACTATATGTGGGACtttcatcttattttcatactatagaCATGTGAGAACATCTAtctacaaatgtatagctacggtAGACGACTAATATTAGTTTACCTCGTAACTTTGAATAACtccatttaattcattaatgattattttttcaatatattttccccCAATTGTTTCCTTATTGTCTTACTATTAGATAAACCCTCCATATAGCGGATAAATCAATAGTATACTAAGAGGATGtggatattatgtattaaacatgaaataatcTGAAAAACATCAAGTAAGtataagattttaatttgtGTCTTATCttggatataataaatatagagttcaatgtaattattttgcaaatagaATCGAATTGTGTTAAGTACTTTcgccttaaattattttgtcaaaggacattttgcctgaatatatataaataaatgagatttatacgtcgttattgtttatttttgatgaaaattgatgttttgaattttttaaatcagaatatGCATTGTGTAATactataaaacacattaaatagttgctttctgttaaaaaaatgataaaattatgctCCAAAATTTCCATACAAACACCAAAAAATTTCACTATGTAATTAATTCGAACcataaataaaaaggtaataaaaatagtataatacgaaaaaaaaatatatacaaacatggGAATGATTCGAAAATAAGCTGTTCTAATTAATTCTTTCTCCGTTATCCACTATCAATTGACataatggattattcatactagaaaatacTCATAGATTGACAAATAAGTATCATTATtctaacagaaaacaaacatttaatgtattttatgggaataaaaattacattttttgattaaaaaattcaatgggaacatcaatttccaccaaaaaaaaaataacgatgtATAAATCTCATCTATTTATAAGTGAAGGCGAAATATCCAGAAGGCAAAAAGTCCTAAGGCGAAATGGTTTAAGataaaatgtcctgaggcaaaatagtttaaggtaaAAGTACCGGGCACCGAACCGAGTATGATATCTTGAGTAGACCTCCTTTACCTTGTGATTTTGACTATTCCCTCTAGAGAGAGAGAtggatatttgattaaatatttaaataatattcagggaaatcaaattttctaaagcatccctaaaattggaactactttcaTATTGCTTGCAGAGTttgtaatacagaccaataTGATTAATGGTTGTATAACTGATAATAGGaagaaatttgaaactttttcttaGCTGATTACAGacacaacaataaaataaaggcAAAGGTATGaatcaatatgataaaaaaaataaaataacagagaACTCATAAATGGGGAATTTAAattgatgttcttttttttaatatgtccaatcaatattataacgataattgtattattattttgttacattttaactattgttttcaataaaacaacttataattagctaGTTTGgcaaatatttagtaattttctgtaattattttatttgtatagagATCCTAGATCTTTGCAAAAGTAATTTTCCAATATGGTGACCTGActaatttctttatatgaataaaactgtttttttttttaaattaaaaaaagtgatgaattGACATAAGATTTGTAAGCGATCGCTCAATTGCtcaaaaaatgaccatttttacctttttaggaaaaattgtTCATTGAATTGATGTTACTAATTACGTCATTAAGGACTAATCGTACAAGGATGAATGGTGAAAAATACCAAACCGATTagaaaaagactgaaaggggaAGAAAAGAGAGGACGGATTAGAAATGCAGTCCTAGAACCGATCAAACTCTACGGGtatgctttaaaaaagaaactctaCGAAtaaattttcggtttctttggAATACTggtagatcatattattttctactATCCCTAAATCTATGTTATACTAGTGATGGTAATAGCGTTTATTTtaggaatgataaaaaaaagaaaccaaaaatcaacatggaaaccctgacaatttgatgaagttttggagaagagcaagAATAATGCCCATGACGTTTCatcagatcagctacaatcagctttgacaaGAGATGATCAAGgggagaagggaataaacaaggacattggcaagaattactccgatgtcgatcgtCATTTCTAGGCTGAGTctaagaaggacttacaattttaactctgcaacaaatgaTCAAGGtgactctctgtcttttatgagtacacacgaatgttcaatcaaattataaatataactgaatgtagtagaaaagtaagttcactactcagtaattaaataatattgacatcaGCTCATGatgagaaaatttattcttcagtcTTCTGAAACCAACTCCTAAAATAATGATAGGCTAAAAAATACATCcaattttcataactatttcTAGCATTTTGCAAATGAGAAGTTTAAACAcagcgttacctcgctaacacaaaaataccccaAGTATTTTCTTAATAGCTGTCGATTCCCTTCTCTCTCTTGCAGGATATGTCATTGTATCCTagtgtattctttttgataaataaacaaactaataagttattcaatatatatgctCCGTTGCCGAAAGAACAGGAATATAATTACTTGTTGATCACTCGTcgtttatagaatatatatattgacccaagattaatagaaatacattgaccattttattattgaagaaattttggcctTTGATATATAtgacaaatttatagctacggtatttatagaatattataatacagtatcgaataataTACTATccagattttaatattatatatataattcattttaaaaatggggaaGAAGTAATATGAcggtgatagtctgggagtaaaTAACAGATATAAAACAGTTGGTGTGATTGAATTATTTGCTtaactaccatatgatttctggcctttttttaaatattctgttCGTAGAAAAGGTTtcgtgataaaataaaggtaacaccGTGTAAAAATAGGGCAAGGaagagtatttaattaaaaatacgaCGTTATTGCTTAAGAAGTGGAGAAAAGAAAAGCATGTTATTATTAAGGAAATACGTAAGAAGAGTCTGTGTAGCGCAATCCACGTACagctccttcttcttcttctgctgatataaaaaaagaagagaagaagcTAGCCGCATGAGGACTAGCTAGAAGTAGTTGActacaaatattaatgaatgtATGTTTGTATGCTAGCTAGCTTGTGTACAAAGTTCTTAAATTAATGTAGGTCGGCTGGCTATTTGGCTACGAATTCAAAACAACGTGCCCTAAGAAGTGCGTAAAAGTTGCGTACAATCTGATATATTCGTTCTCATTCCGTGTTCACCATTTCTTGCTTTTAAGATGGAGAGTGTCGTGAGTTCGACTACCAAGGACATGAAGCTCAACCCAAGCACCCCATCCCCAGAACGGCCCTCAAATCTCATGAAGATTCCACTCATTCGAAGAACACGCTGCGATTCATGCTCCGAGAATGTACTCAGCTCCACTACGACCACTCCTGGAATCATTGCGGAGTCCCGTGACCCACCAGAGACCTATGGTACAAGGCGTACACGGACAGAGTCCACAGCGGGGAAGATTGTGGAGAATCTGCATGAGGGAATTGTCAAATATTTCTGTCGATCCAGGGGGTTC
The genomic region above belongs to Lepeophtheirus salmonis chromosome 8, UVic_Lsal_1.4, whole genome shotgun sequence and contains:
- the LOC121122851 gene encoding cold shock domain-containing protein CG9705, which gives rise to MESVVSSTTKDMKLNPSTPSPERPSNLMKIPLIRRTRCDSCSENVLSSTTTTPGIIAESRDPPETYGTRRTRTESTAGKIVENLHEGIVKYFCRSRGFGFITPNKPINDNKEFFMHISDIEGEYVPRRDDQVKFKVCPIPPRFEKFQAVQVRIINFTPEVHHKWDVPETPEELQEEEDAVNAAQHYDV